GTATTCCAGCTATCGCGGCAAGCGTGTGGGCAACCTGGCGGTGGTATTGGTGGCGAGCGGCGGTCGAAGATTACCAGGAGGCTGGGAGCGTTGATACGTAATAGCGCATTTTTCGGTTCCGAATATTGTAAACAAGCACCCACCGGCGCATAATAGAAGTACCATTAGAAGAGGTACAAAACTATATATGAAATACTTCCACGCACCCGAGACCGGCACACTCTATCGCCTGGATGGTCCGGCCCTGATCGGGATCGACCCAGACGAGCACGGCGTCTACACCATCGACGAGGACTTCGAGTTCGAGGTGGACGAGGATCTGGTGGGAAGTGAGAAAATTCGGGACGACGCTCCCCGCACTTTGGGTGATCTCTACGCAGAAGTTCGGGCAGCACTATCGTCGCCGACCGCTGTCGAGCGGAACTAACCGCCCGAGGTTGAAGACCAGTTCCCCAACCTCTACCCCTGCGCTTTTCGGCTCAGCTTACGAATCCGCCGTAACCTCGGCCGCCGTCACATCCCGCTCGATCGCCTCGAAGATGCCGATGTCGGTCTTCTGCTGCCACTCGGGCAGCTGATCCCACGGCGCAATATAGCCTGGCTTCGGGTCGGGAATCCGCGCCAGAATCTGCCCGATCCAGCAGATCGCGACGAACTGCCCTTTCAACTCCGCGCTCAACCGAGCAGCGGCACCGTCCGTCACCTTGATGAAGTCAACGACCTGTCGGTAGACCGCTGCCGCACTGACTCGTTCCCAGTCGTCCGGCGTGTTCTCCCACGGCGTGATGTAGCTGTCCTTCGGCGTGCCCGGAAAATGCGTGGTGACGCCAGTGATCCAGGCCTCGCGAAAGATCTGACCGCCATGATCGTTGTCGCTCACGATGCTCCTCATCAGTATGCGGGTGACGTTGCAAGCCTAGTGATTTCGCGTTCCAGATGAGCCACATGTCGATCATCTGCCAGTCCGGTCAGACGTCCCCGCAACTGGTCGAGCCGTCGCCCAACGTAGCCGGAACGGGTGCGACGAGCGATGTCGACGCTGACGCCGCCGTACCAGACTGTTTGCACTGGATCGCCCCTGAGGGCGCCAGCTGCGGCGAGATCAACGAGCACACTGGCCCGACGGCGTGCGGACAGAGGTCGTTCGAGCAGAGGCATCAGGATGCGCTCGGCCGGCTCCGGTTGGCCAAGCTGAATCAGGCAGCTGGCCTCTTCCTCATCAATACGGTCGCCGGAGAAGCGCAACCAGCCGAGTGAAGGCGTTTCACCGAGTCCGGCTACCCCACGCGCCGCGTCGAATGCTCGCTGGCACTCGTCGGCTTCACCGCATCCAGCTTGTACCTGTGCCCGAACACTTTCGGCCCAGTAGCGCGTTGGAAGGGAAATATCGCCTCGACGGGCCACCTCGACGGCTTCCTCGGCGAGCGGCAAGGCGTCGTCAAAGCGGTTGTCGAAGATGCCGATGTAGGCGTGCCGCGTCAGCGCACAGGCCCAGAGGTCATAGGCCTGAGCGTCGGCAGCGAATGTTCCGGACAGCGCGTAGCAGTGAGCTGCTTCGGCCAGGTGGTTGCTGTCGAGCAAAATTTCGCCGGTCAACTGGAGGACATCGGCGATCAGCTCAAGCTGACGACTCCGGAGCTTCGCACTGTGGGAACCCCGTAACCCGTCGACCAGGATGCTCAGGTGCTCCCGGACGGTGCCGAAGACCGCTGCCTTGGTTTCGGCTTCGCCGTAGTGCTTCCACAGCATCCGGTTGAGGGTGGCGTACTGATCGAGCACGCCCATGTCGAGCCGACCCGAGGCCGCGGTGAACTGAACTCGATCCCAGTCGATGATCACCGGCGTGATGAGCGTGGTTGTGGCGATGCTCAGCAGTCGCAACACCTCGCGCCGGTTCATCTCCGAAATCTCCATGGGGTAGGCCCCGGCCTGGGTGGCAGGGCGGCTCACCTCCACAGTAGTCGGCACGGCCGTACCAAGAGACTGGACGGTTGGGGTACGAGACGGATCATCGCTGGTCTGGACGGGTTTTGTTGTGTCCCTTCGGCGGCTCGTCTGGTGTCGCTCACGCCAGGCAGCTTCGCCCTCGATCAAAATTTCCTCGAACCGGGCACGATCATCGGCAGTGGCCCGCTGGTCCAAGGTGGTATCGAGAATCGCTTGTGTCTGGGAACGCGGTCTGACCGAGCCGAGGCCGGTTCGCCAGTTAACTACCGTGGTGCCCTCGACACCGAGAAGCGCTGCAAAGTCACGAACAGATCGGCGCATGGCCTCTTGCAGCGCCGCCGCCTCGAATCCGCTCCACTCCCGCCCTCTGACCATTGCCCCACCTACGTTACGTTGCTTGAACTGGGGAAACCCTCACGGTAGCCACACACTACCCGACCACGACGCGATCGCACCGAAACCTGTTGCTTAGCAAGGCTTAAGAGGTGACGACGAACGTCGCTCACTGCGAACTTCCTTGCCTTGCAACAGGATTCGTGGCTCCCGCCTCGCCGCCACTGGTACCGGCTTGGTGCTCCCTGAAGGTGACGCTGAATCTGCCACGCCGTCGCCGGTTGCCCCCAGACGGCCAAATCGGACAATTTTCCATCGAGTCCGAGAGGCGATCCTGACGGCTCATCGCTATTCGACCGGCCTCATTGGCAATTCGCGTCGTTCGGCCCATAGCCCTCCCTCACAATTGGGCGGTTCACCTGGGAAATGGGATTGCTACCCCAACGGTACCCCACCATTACGCGATCGCGCCGAAATTGGCCGTACGGGCACGGTTATACCGGTGCCCGGTACCAAGTCGACGTTGTTTCCCGTCATTTTGGTGGGAGCGACGCACCATCTCTAGAGAGCTGGGGGAGGTGGCGAAAGCCCTTGGTGCCGGGTGCCTTTCATCTGTTGAGGTTCAGCTTGAAAGGGACGACCGATGCCATTCACGACGCCAGCGATCCACCAGTGCGTGACCCAGACTCGACAGGAAACGCATCAAGCACCTGATGAGCCCTTTGCCATCGCCCAGGCTCACGCCGTCATGCAATTCCATGTCGCCTGTCGCGCCAAACGCTGCCCGAGAAAAGCAGCGGCACTGCTGACGTTGATCGACGCCGGCCGCGTCGTGCCCTCGACGAGCAAACCGAGCTGATCGGCCATGTTGCCCCGGCCTCGTCGCCTCCGCCACCTCCACATCGAATCCGGCGCCTTGCGGCTGGATTACCAGGCCAGCGCTGAACAAGCCCAGAGCGTGGCCGATGAACTGGCACAGAGTTTTTCGGCATTGGAGCTTCAGGCGACGGTGGACGACGACGTACAGCCGAATATGCCACTGCTTCCCTGCGCCGAGCTTTGGGAATGACTCTCCTCCTCTCGCTTTCAACATTTTTCGTCTCTTTGCTGAACGGATGTGACCGCTATGCCAGACGACCGCTCCACTTTTACCTTTTACGGGCTTACCCCGGACAAGCCTTTGGCGATGACGCTGCCACCAGTGGAAGCGACGCCGGATATGCCACTGCCGGACGCTGGCCCTTTCCTGCGTGTCTGCGCGGGAGCGGAACAACCGACCACGGTCATGATGCGGATTGCCGTGCAGCTGGTGGGTATTTGGCGACACACCCACGAACGGCGGCCAACTGGTGAGGACGAACTGACCCAGCTGAACGAACAGCTCAATCTGGCCATATGGCTGATCGACCGGGAGGCTGGCGGGCACACGAAAAATATTGCTGTCCAGTCGGATACGCCACTGTCGCCATCGTCGTACGGTCAGTGGGTTGCCTGGTTGGTCTGGAAATATGTGCTTTACGCGTTGCGCCAGGACGGCGCTGAGCAGCATGAGCGTGATGCGGCTGAACTGCTGAGGTGCGCCGAGTCGTTCGATGAACTGGCGGAAGCAGCGTGGCAGGGACGTCTCCGGTTGCCGGAAGAAGCAACCGATGTGTTTCCCCCGACGTCGGTGATGCCGCCAGCGGGAAGATCGTCGTGATGGCCTCGGACTCGTTGCCGGACAGAACATTCGTCCACGCGGATGGCAAGCTCGCCGAGTTCATGTGCCAGGTGTCCCTGATGGAGCTGACTCCCGAACGTGCTCGCCAGCTCCGGCACATCCACCGGTTTCACCATCCGGATGAGTGCGTGGTGCACCTGGAGGCGGCGTATCTCTTGCTGATCGAGGGCAGGTGGTGAGGTGACGGCGGCGCTTGTCTGGATCCTCTGGCCTGCCTCGATACTTTTCACGGCAGTGCTGAGCTACCGGCTCGGAGACCACCGCGGTTCGACCGATGCTCCTGGGCGGCACAGAGCGGACAGGTTGCCGCATCAGGATCCGTGGGATGAGGAACCCGGGAGCGAGGAGGCCGCCTCAACGGAGTCCTCCATGCCGCAAAGGCCGGCGCGGTGGTGGAGCGATGAGGATGACACGGTGGAGCTGCCGAGGGTTGAACAGTGATCTGGAACTTTCAAACGATGGTAGCAATCCTCAAAGACAGAGTATTCAAAGTACTCAGCCGAACCTGGCGCGACGCAAAACTATCGACCCGAGGTCGAGGGTGGTCCCAAAGTGGTCCCAAATCTCAGGGTGGTCGAATAACAGCAAACCCCTTCCGACCCAGGTCGGAAGGGGTTTTTCTGTGTCGGGCTGACAGGATTCGAACCTGCGACCCCTTGACGGCGGAGCAAATTCCGATCTTGTGCCCCGACAGTTCCCATTGCTGCCTGTACCTGCAATTTATGACGAACCGCCGCGCTCAACACTTCCCGTAGCAACCGGTCGATTCCCACTCAAACCGTGTACAAACCGTGTGCACGGAGCAAGTTTTCCGGCCGGGAGCTCGACCGTAGTCGGCCAGCGGTTCGAGCCTTGGTAGTTACCTATTGGCGAATACAATTGACCATGGGCGCGATCATTTCAGTGACTCTAATACTCCAGCGCGACTTCGTGATCGATGCTGGTTGATGAGGTCATGTGGTGGGTCGGCCGCAGCATTTCTTGTATTTGGTGGTGGATCCGCACCAGCATGGCGTGTTTCGTGGTGGTGGCCAGCTGATGGCATGGCCTTCGGCGATGATCTCGTTGATGCAGGCCAGACGGGTGTCGGAGTCGGTGGGGTCGCTGCCGGTGCGGGTGGTGTAGTCGAGGAGCTTGGCGACGGTGAGGGGCACCATGGTGATACGGGGGACGCCGGAGTCGGCCAGATCGCGGTTGGCTTTCTCCCGTTCGGCGATGGTGGCGTCGGCGTCAATAGTTTCGACCAGCTGCGGCCAGGTTTCGTGCGCGCTGGGAATTTCCGGGCGGGGCCAGAACAGCACCCGCATTTCACGCGGTGGCATGGGTGGGGTTGCCGTGCGGGTGAATTCGTCGGCGGCCTCGGCCAGGGAAGCGACCGAGTCATCGAGGTCGTCGGAGGGTATTTCCAGCGCTCGGCGGACGCGGCGGCGGCCGGCCAGGACGTGATTGGCGTAGCAGAGAAAGCCTAGTTCGGTGTCGCGTTCGGCCATCTCGTCGTCTGACAGCCGCGAGGTGGCTATGTTGAACCACGTCAGCGCCTGCTGTAGGTCACCGCGTTCTTCCAGCAGTTCGGCGGCCATGTGATACGGGGCAGCGGAGTCGATCCGGTCTTGTCGCAGCGCGTCCAGCTGGGCGTTCGCGTCGGCATCGCGGTCGAGGTCGAACAGGATTTCCGCCAGCGTGACCCGGGCGTTGCCGCCGTCCTCACCACCCAGATCGATCCCTTGGCGCAGCAGGTCGATGGCGCGGTCGTGGTCTGCGGCGTGCCACCATTGCACGGCGGCTTCGAGCAGGATTTCACCGCGCTGGTCGGGGTAGCGGTCAAGATCGGCTTCCAGTTCGGCAGCCAGCGTCGCCGGTCGAGTGGTCACCCGGGCACTGTAGTTGCCGCGCCGCGCCGGCGGTAGTGACAGACCCGGGCCCGATGCTGACGCCGGCGCCGCCAGTTCGACCAGTGCAGTCGGTCGATCATCACGCGAGCGGGCGTCACCACCAACACCGTGAACAAGTGACGGATCTCGTTGCGGGTGAAGGGGATCCGATCCGTTGGTGCAGGGCTGAGGGCATGCTCGGCGGCGACGACGGTAAGGAAGGCGTGGGCGAGCATAGCCAGCAGCGTCCAGCGGTGCCAGGACCGCCACCCCCGCACCTGGTGCTGGTCCAGCCCGGTCAGCGTCTTGGCGGTCTGGAAATTCTCCTCCGTCGACCACCGACGTCCGGCCACTTTCACCAACCGGGCCAAGGCGACCGGTTGCGGGTTCCAGCAGCGGTAATAGGCCAGTTCCCCGGTGCGCTGGTTGCGGCGGATCATCAGCCACCGGCACCCGGGCACGGCGTCGTCGTTATCGGTTCCGATCTCGATCCAGGCCCAGTCGTAGACGCGGGGCCCTTTGGCACCGTCACCAGCCGACAGCGACTGCCAGGCCCGCTTCGGCAGTGCACGAGCAAGGACGTCAGCGCGGACACGGCCGGTCGCGGTCGTGACGCGATGGTCACAGGAGACAGCGAAAACATAACCAGTGCCGCGGAATTCGAGCTCACCACGCAGTCTCGGATCACCACCGTAAACCTCATCCCCGGTCACCCACGGTGCGGGGACACCGGCATCGAGAGCACCGATGATCAATCGTTTCGCCAGGGCAGGCTTGGTCGCGAACCGCACATCGGCCGGCACCCCGGCCTGCGTGCAGCGGTCCGGGTCACTCGTCCACGACTTCGGCAAATACAAGGCGCGGTCGATGAACGCGTGCCCGGCACGAGTGGCGTAGGTGAGATAGACAGCGACCTGGCTGTTTTCGATCCTGCCGGCCGTACCGGTGTACTGGCGCTGCACCCCGACAGTGTGCACACCCTTCTTGAGATCGCCTGTCTCGTCCACCACGAGCGTCGCATCAGTGTCGCCCAGATGCTCGATCACATAGTCGCGCAGGTCATCTCGTAGACCGTCCTCATCCACTACAGCCGCCGACAGTAGATGCTGCATCCGACCCGGGGCGGTTCAGTCCCGCCGCCACCACGTCCGGCGAAATTCGGACATTGTCCTCGCTGCCGACGACGGCCTCCAGCACCGGCCAACCCGGCCACAACAGCGCGCACGAGCCGACAGCCCAGCGTGACGCCATCCAGCCCGCTACGACACTGCCCGATCGGGATCGGTTGCGCCGCAGCCATTCCGGCGGTCCCGCGTGGGTATCCCCGGTGATTACGTCGCGGATGCACGGGTAGTACGTCGGCGTGAAGCGGGACCCATCGCAACCCGTTCCATGACCGAAAACCCAACCGTCCGAGGAGGATTCATGACGGCAGATCCGAACAATCCAGGCCAGTTCGGCAACCGCAGCGACACCGAGGAACAGGCCAGCCGCGGTGGTCACGCCAGCACCGGCAGCTTCGGCGAGAAGAACGCCGCCGACCCCCACGAAGCCGGCCGCAAGGGCGCCGAAGCGCAACCGACCGAGGCGAAGGCCGAAGGCGGCCAGCACAGCCACGGCGGCCACTGAGTACGCGAACCCCGCGTTCCGGGCGGCTGGTCGCCGCCCGGAACAGCCGCGTTACCGGTTCGGCACCCGGCCCGTTAACCGCAAAAAGCGCGCACTCAGTCGGCGTGGTGTCCGCCGGCGAAGGACACAAGATCGTCGCGGCTGGTGTGTGGTCGGGTTTCGGTGCCATCCTGGGGATGCCGGTCGAGTAGCCGACGTCTCGCAGGGCCGGACAACGAGGTCCGGCCCGTGCCGCAGGTCAGACCATGCTCCTGCCCGCCATCGCTGCCTACATGTGGCCGGTGGTCGCCTGGCCGTCGTGGTGGAGATGGGCGGTGAGCAGCAGGTGGTCGAACTGGCTGCGGCTGGCCGCGGTGCCCGAGGGCAGGGTGTGGAGTTCGGCGAGGAGGTGGCCGGCCAGGTCCCGCAGTTTCATGTTCGTCTCCTGCGATCGCCAGCGCAGGACGTCGAAGGCACGGTCGGAGTCGATGCGGTACACGTACATCAGGATTCCCTTGACCTGCTCGATCACCGCGCGGGCCTCGACCACCTCCGGCAGCGTGTCGGTCAGGGTCTCACGCCGCTGCTCGGCGAGGGTGTCGGTGACGTCGATGTAGTAGCCTGCGGTCCCCACCAGCGTGCCGGTGTCGTCGAGGATCCGGTCCGCCACCACGATCACGTGATGCACGACGCCGGTGGTGTCGAGGAACCGGTGCCGGGAGGAGAACGGTTCGCCGGTGTCCAGGGACCGGGCGATGGTCTCGGCGACCTGGGCCCGGTCGTCGGGATGCTTGTGCGCCAGCAGCAACTCCGTGGTCGGTTCCACGGCATCGGGCTGGTAGCCGTGCATGCGGGCGACCTCGTCGGACCATTCCCAGCGTTGCTCGTCGAACCAGAAGCTGAAACTGCCCACCGCCTGCGGGCGGCCCGCCGCGATGATCTCTGCGGCCCGGCCCGGAATCGCACCGGTGGAATCTTGCGTGTCCGTCACGCACCCATTATCGGACACCCACACGTCGCACCTCCGCCACCACCCAACCTGCGGCACGGTGGAGATCGATCGTGCCACAGCACAGTTCCGGAGAAAGTCGACGCGGCCGCCGCTGTCGCGCAGGGGTCAACGGGGTTGAAACTATGCTGTATGGCTATTCGGTCGTCGCCGGGCAGGTTAAGAAAGCAGCCTGCCCGGTCTGTCCTGCCCCGAGCGGATCGGGGGTACCGGGCTTTCGGCCGGTCAGGCCGATTGCGGCAGCGGTACGTCCAGGGCCTGGCTGCGCAGCGTGGTCAGCAGCCGGGAAACCTTGGATCTCAGGGATACCCGGACGGGCCGCGATCTCGGTGCCGATCCTGGCATTCTGGACAGGTCTGGCAGGCATCACCGGACCGGGCGGTTCGGTGGAGGTACCAAGACGATGGTCGCGAAACGGGTCACGACTGCGGCCGGTGTCGACCTCTCGGTCGAGATCGCCGGCGTCGGCGCACCGCTGATTCTCGTTGCCGGGGGCGGGAGGGATCCGTTCGATGTGGGATCCGATCCGGCCGGCCGGATCTGACCTCGATCCGTCGATCGGTGCGGTACGACCTGCGCGGCTGCGGCGCATCCAGGGATCGGACCACCAGCGCGTTTCGTCATGCCGACGATCTGGCCGCAATGCTCGATGGGCTCGGGATCGAGCGAGCCGCTGTCGCTGGGGTCTCGATGGGCGGGCGGATCGCGCTCGATTTCGCTCTCGACCATCCAGGCCGGGCCGACCCGTTGATCCTGATCAGCCCGAACCTGGCCGACTGGGACTGGTCACCGGACTGGCAGCGCCGCTGGCAGCAGCTCACCGCGGCGGCAGACGCCGGACCGCTCGACCGGGCCCGCGACCTGTGGTGGCATCACCCGCTGTTCGCTACGGCCCGGCGCGACCCCGCCGTGGCGGCGCGTCTGAAGGCCCACATCGCAGATGACAACTGCCGGGCCTGGCTCGAAGCGGATCGGTGATTGGATCCTCTTCCGGCGCGCTCGTCGCGCCTGGCACTCAATGGCGTTCTAGACTCTTTTCCTTTCGCCCGACCGGCACGCGGCCAGCGACTCGGCAGGACCGAGGCCTGGGCCCGGATCGCGGGGCGGTCCCCCGCGGCGGGTGTTCGGCGACGCGATCGTGTTCAGGCAGGTGTCCCGCGCGCCATCCAGACGCACACCGGGACGAATCCATCGGAGCTGGCCTGGCTCAGCCATCGTGGTCCGCGGTCGCGGGACTCGGTGGCAGGTACAGATCGGAACAGAGCTGCCGGTATTCCTCGCGGTAGCGCGCGTAGTGTCCGCCGCCGTGTTCGGTGGGCACCAGCAACGACACCCGCCCCCGGCGGGCAACATTTCAAACGCCGACCTGCACCACACCTTGACCAGCACACTGGGCTCCACATATCGACCACCCGCCACCAGCGCGCAGATCGTCGGTGCAGCCGCACGGACGATCGCGGTCAGCGGGCCGGATGTACTGCATAAGATCGGTTCCGGCAGCCGCGCACCGCTGATCCGGAACGGGATCACCATCCGGTCACCGACCGGCAGGCCGGTCACCTCCGATCCGACCTCGTGACGAATCCGATGGGGTCGTGGCCGAGGACGTCACCGGGGTTCCGGTATGCACCAGCACCTCGTACAGATGCAGGTCGGAGCCGCAGATTCCGGACGCGGCGATCTCGATGATCGCATCCGTCACTTTCTCGATGCGTGGATCGGGGAGGTCGGTCACTTCGACCTGCCGATGGCCTTGCCAGGTCACTGCTTTCACTGTTTCCCCTGTCTCACAATGGCTCTCGCACGATTCACAGGATGGGCCGGCCGCCGGTGACCGGGACGCGGGCACCGGAGATGTAGCTGCTGTCGTCGCCGGCGAGCAGGACGTATACCGGGGCGAGTTCGGCGGGTTGCCCGGCGCGGCCCAGCGGGGTGTCGTCGCCGAAGGACTCGACTTTCTCCGGTGGCATCGTCGACGGGATCAGCGGTGTCCAGATCGGTCCGGGTGCCACACTGTTGACGCGAATCCCCTTGGGGCCCAGCAACTGGGCCAGGCTGGCCGACAGGTTCGCGATAGCGGCCTTGCTCGCGGCGTAGGGGGCCAGTGTCGGCGAGGGCATATCGGAGTTCACCGAGGAGCTTCCGATGATCGACGACCCGGGGGCCATGTGCGGCAGTGCGGCTTTGACCAGGGCGAAATAGGCGCCGACGTTGGTGCGGAAGGTGTAGTCGAATTCCTCGTCGCTGATCTCCTCCACCGTGTCGTGGGTCATCTGGTAGGCGGCGTTGCTGACGAGGATGTCGACCTTCCCGAAGGTGTCGACGGTGGCGTCGATGATCCGTCGGCAGTGCTCGGGTCGGGAGATGTCGCCGTCGACCAGGACGGCGTCGCGGCCGGCTGCGGACACCCAGTCCGCGGTCTGCTGCGCGTCCTCGTGCTCGTCGAGGTAGGAGATGACCACGTCGGCGCCTTCGCGGGCGAAGGCAATGGCCACCGCGCGGCCGATGCCGCTGTCGGCGCCGGTGATCACCGCGGTCTTCCCGGTGAGTTTTCCCGATCCACGGTAGCTCAGCTCACCGCAATCCGGCGGCGGTTCCATCACCGATTGCGTACCGGGGACATTCTGCTGTTGGCGGGTGAAACCCATGTTCTTCCCTTTCTGGGCATACATCGACATCTCGGCGCGGCGGCAGAGATCGTGTCGGGTCAGATGTCGTCGACGGGCCTCTGCCCTTCGTTTCCAGTGATCTGGTCCGGCGGGGTACTACGGCCCGGCCGTCGACGCCGGACGACCACGACGGCCACCAGGACCGCGATCACGATCAGCGCGAACAGAAATTCCATACCCGGCGACTACCCCGGCTTCCGGTGATCATCGGATCCGGGAGGCGACAACTCGAATCGGTGCGGCGGGGTAGACGCCGACCGGTACGCGGTGGTGTGTCCGGGGCAGGATCGGCCGGTCCGCCTCCACCAGCGCGGTCGTCACGGCCGGGATCACCGTCCGCACATCGCGTTCGACAAACCCAGACGCCGCGAGCGCTCGCGATACACCGTCCGTCTGCCTGAATTCGACCTCGGTCCGGCGCCCACCACCGGACACGAGCACGACGCGCCCGAACCGCGACTGGCTCACGAGCAGGGACGCTGTTATGGGACGGTTCGTCCGTCGCAATAATTGCGCTCCGCAAGCGGGCGAACAGGTGTCAGATCCGGAATTCCGCCGCGCTGGCCGCGATGGTCATGCCGTGACCGCAGTCGCCGTGCTCGCCCGCGCGCGGCAGCAGGCCGTCGGCGACCTCGGGGACGCCGTCGACGAGCAGCGGCTCGAGCCGGGCGTGGTCGATGAACCATTCCACGTGCCGGAGGTTGGGCACGGCCGCGGCGACCGGGGCGTGCAGTGCGGGTGCGCAGTGGGCGGAGACCTCGAGGCCGTGTGCGGCGGCCAGTGCGGCGCATTCCAGGAATCCGCTGTAGCCGCCGCAGCGGGTGACGTCCAGTTGCAGGCAGTCCACCACGTCGAGCAGGGCCGTGGCGCCCATCGGATCGGAGATG
This DNA window, taken from Nocardia sp. BMG111209, encodes the following:
- a CDS encoding transcriptional regulator is translated as MVRGREWSGFEAAALQEAMRRSVRDFAALLGVEGTTVVNWRTGLGSVRPRSQTQAILDTTLDQRATADDRARFEEILIEGEAAWRERHQTSRRRDTTKPVQTSDDPSRTPTVQSLGTAVPTTVEVSRPATQAGAYPMEISEMNRREVLRLLSIATTTLITPVIIDWDRVQFTAASGRLDMGVLDQYATLNRMLWKHYGEAETKAAVFGTVREHLSILVDGLRGSHSAKLRSRQLELIADVLQLTGEILLDSNHLAEAAHCYALSGTFAADAQAYDLWACALTRHAYIGIFDNRFDDALPLAEEAVEVARRGDISLPTRYWAESVRAQVQAGCGEADECQRAFDAARGVAGLGETPSLGWLRFSGDRIDEEEASCLIQLGQPEPAERILMPLLERPLSARRRASVLVDLAAAGALRGDPVQTVWYGGVSVDIARRTRSGYVGRRLDQLRGRLTGLADDRHVAHLEREITRLATSPAY
- a CDS encoding SEC-C metal-binding domain-containing protein gives rise to the protein MTTRPATLAAELEADLDRYPDQRGEILLEAAVQWWHAADHDRAIDLLRQGIDLGGEDGGNARVTLAEILFDLDRDADANAQLDALRQDRIDSAAPYHMAAELLEERGDLQQALTWFNIATSRLSDDEMAERDTELGFLCYANHVLAGRRRVRRALEIPSDDLDDSVASLAEAADEFTRTATPPMPPREMRVLFWPRPEIPSAHETWPQLVETIDADATIAEREKANRDLADSGVPRITMVPLTVAKLLDYTTRTGSDPTDSDTRLACINEIIAEGHAISWPPPRNTPCWCGSTTKYKKCCGRPTT
- a CDS encoding PAS and ANTAR domain-containing protein, with protein sequence MPGRAAEIIAAGRPQAVGSFSFWFDEQRWEWSDEVARMHGYQPDAVEPTTELLLAHKHPDDRAQVAETIARSLDTGEPFSSRHRFLDTTGVVHHVIVVADRILDDTGTLVGTAGYYIDVTDTLAEQRRETLTDTLPEVVEARAVIEQVKGILMYVYRIDSDRAFDVLRWRSQETNMKLRDLAGHLLAELHTLPSGTAASRSQFDHLLLTAHLHHDGQATTGHM
- a CDS encoding alpha/beta fold hydrolase; amino-acid sequence: MRYDLRGCGASRDRTTSAFRHADDLAAMLDGLGIERAAVAGVSMGGRIALDFALDHPGRADPLILISPNLADWDWSPDWQRRWQQLTAAADAGPLDRARDLWWHHPLFATARRDPAVAARLKAHIADDNCRAWLEADR
- a CDS encoding glucose 1-dehydrogenase, which encodes MGFTRQQQNVPGTQSVMEPPPDCGELSYRGSGKLTGKTAVITGADSGIGRAVAIAFAREGADVVISYLDEHEDAQQTADWVSAAGRDAVLVDGDISRPEHCRRIIDATVDTFGKVDILVSNAAYQMTHDTVEEISDEEFDYTFRTNVGAYFALVKAALPHMAPGSSIIGSSSVNSDMPSPTLAPYAASKAAIANLSASLAQLLGPKGIRVNSVAPGPIWTPLIPSTMPPEKVESFGDDTPLGRAGQPAELAPVYVLLAGDDSSYISGARVPVTGGRPIL